The stretch of DNA GTACCGCCGTGTCGGCGCCGCCGTCGGCCGGGCCCTCGTCGCTGAGGGCCGAGACGGCTTCCGGAACGGTGCTCAGCAGGGCGCTGGGGCGGTTCGCGGTGAAGGCGGGCGTGAACAGCTCCCAGTCCATCAGGGTGACGGCGAGCGCGGTGTCGTCGTCCTGAAGCATCTGGTCGAGCGCGCCCAGCGCGTGGGCCGGTTCCATGGCCAGGACGCCCTGGCGGACGAGCCGGTCGTGGACCTCGGGGTCGGTCGCCATGCCGACCTCGCCCCAGGTGCCCCAGGCGACCGACGAGGCGGTCAGACCGAGGGACCTGCGGTGCTCGGCGAGGGCGTCGAGGTAGGCGTTGGCGGCGGCGTAGCCGGGCTGGCCGCCGCTGCCCCAGACCGCGGCGCCGGACGAGAACAGGACGAACGCGTCCAGGTCGAGGTCGGCGGTCAGCTCGTGCAGGTGCCGGGCGGCGGTCAGCTTGACGCGCATCAGCGCGTCGAGCTGGTCGAGCGTCAGGTCGGCGACCGGGGCGTCGCCGTGGGCGACACCGGCGGAGTGGAAGACGGCGGTGAGCGGCGCGTCCTCGGGCAGGCCGGCCAGGAGCGCGGCGAGCGCGTCCCGATCGGCGGCGTCGCACGCGGCGATGGTCACCCGGACGCCCAGCTCCTCCAGTTCGGCGCGGAGTTCGGCCGCTCCCGGGGCGTCGGCGCCGCGCCGGCTGGTCAGCACCAGGTGTGCGGCGCCCTGTTCGGCGAGGCGGCGGGCGACCCGGCCGCCGATGCCGCCGGTGCCGCCGGTGACGAGGACGGAGCCGCGGACCGGCGGGCGCTTCCCCGAGCCGGGTACGGCCGGGGCGGCGTGGGCGAGGCGGCGGGCGAGGACGCCCGAGCCGCGGATCGCGAGCTGGTCCTCGCCGCCCGCGTCGGCGAGCAGTCCGGTGAGCCGGGCGGCGGCCCGGGTGTCGAGCGTCTCCGGCAGGTCGACGAGACCGCCCCAGCGGTCGGGGTGTTCGAGGCCGATGACACGGCCCAGGCCCCACAACGCACCCTGCTCGGGGCTGCTGAGGACGTCGCCGCGGCCGGCGGCGACACCGCCCCGGGTCAGGCACCACAGGGGCGCGGTGAGCCCCGCGTCGCCAAGGGCCTGGACGAGGGCGAGGGTCTGGGCGAGGCCGAGGGGCACGGATCCGAAGTCGGTGTGGAGTGCCTCGGCGGCGGCGAGCAGCGAGACCACGGCATGGAACTCGCCCTCGTCCTCGTCGAGTTGAGCGAGCTGCGCGGCCCAGGCGGCGCGGTCGGTGCCCTTGGCCTCGAAGAGGACGGTGTCCGGGCCGAGCGCGTCGAGGACGGCGGCGACCCAGGGGGCGCCCGCGTGGTCCGGCGAGATCACCGCAAGCAGCCGCCCGGCGGGCCGGGCCGTGCCGGGTTCGGCGGCGCGGTTCCACTCGACGTGGTAGCGCAGGGCGTCCACGCGGGAGCGGGTGAGGGAGCGGGTGCGCCAGGCGGACAGCGCGGGCAGCACGTCGCCGAGCCGGGCGGCGCCGTCGTCGGCGGGGAGGCCGAGTTCACCGGCGAGCGCGGCGACGTCCTGGTTGTCGACCAGTTCCCAGAACGCGGCGTCGGAGGCGTCGGCGGCGCCCGCGGGGGCGGCGGCCTTCGGCTCGGGCCAGAAGTCCTGCCGCTGGAAGGGGTAGGTCGGCAGGTCGACCGGCGCGTACGCGGGGCGGTCGAAGACGGTGGTCCAGTCGACGGCGATGCCGTGGGTGTGCGCCTCGGCGAGCGAGGTGAGGAACCGGCGGCGGTCGCCGTCGTCGCGGCGCAGCGTGCCGAGGACGGCACCGGTTTCGGCCACCTCCTGCTGAAGACTCTCCTGCGTCTCCTGGATCGGGGCGGCCAGCACCGGGTGCGGGCTGATCTCCACGAACACCCGGTGACCGGCGGCGATGAGGGCGCGGGTGGCGTCCTCCATCAGCACCGTCTGCCGCAGGTTGGTGTACCAGTAGGAGCCGTCGAAGGCCGCCTCGTCGAGCCGGGCGCCGGTGACGGTCGAGTAGAACGGCACCTCGGGGGTGCGGGGGCTGACGGGGGCGAGCACGCGGGCGAGTTCGTCGCGCACGGCCTCGACGTGCCGGCCGTGCGAGGCGTAGTCCACGGACACCCTGCGGGCGCGTACGTTCTGCTCGCGGCAGGTTCCGAGGAGTTCGTCGAGGGCGTCGGCGTCGCCGGAGACGATCACCGAGGAGGGGCCGTTGACGGCGGCGATGGACAGCGCCTCGCCCCAGGGTCCGAGGAGTTCGGTGACGCGTTCGGCGGGCGCGGAGACGGACATCATGCCGCCGAGTCCGGACAGCTGGGGCAGGGCCTGGCTGCGCAGCGCCACGACGAGGGCGGCGTCCTCGAGGCTGAGCGCCCCGGCGACGCAGGCGGCGGCGATCTCGCCCTGCGAGTGGCCGACGACGGCGGCCGGTTCGACGCCGTGCGCCCGCCACAGCGCGGTGAGCGCGACCATCATCGAGAACAGGGCGGGCTGGACCACGTCCACGCGCTCCATCAGCTCCGGGTCGCCCTCGCCGGACAGCACCTCGTGCAGGGACCAGTCGGTGTACGGGGCGAGCGCCGCGGCGCAGTCGTCGACGGCGGTGCGGAACACCTCGGAGGTGGCGAGGAGTTCCCGGCCCATCCCCCACCACTGGGAGCCCTGGCCCGGGTAGACGAAGACGGGTCCCGTGGAGTCCGGTCCTGCGGTGCCGGTGACGACGCCGGGGGCGGACGCGGAGGACACCACGGCTTCCAGGCCGCGGGCGAAGTCCTCGGGCCGGCTGCCTAGGACGACGGCGCGGTGGTCGAAGGCGGTCCGGGTGGTGGCCAGGGCGTGTCCGACGCGGGCGGGCGTGACGGTGGCGCCGGCCGTCGCGGTCAGCAGCCGGGACGCCTGCTCGCCCAGCGCCCGCGCGGACTTGGCGGACAGCGGCCAGGGGACGAGCGGCGCGTCCTCGGGCTCCTCGGCCGGCTCCTCGACGGGCTCTTCGGCGGGCGGGGCCTGCTCCAGGAGGAGGTGGGCGTTGGTGCCGCTGATACCGAAGGAGGAGACACCGGCCCGGCGGGGGCGGTCCTCGGCGGCGGGCCAGGCGGTGCGCTCGCGCAGCAGGGTGACGGCGCCGGAGGTCCAGTCGACGTGGCTGGAGGGCTCGTCGACGTGCAGGGTGCCGGGCAGTTCGCCGGCCTGCATGGCCATCACCATCTTGATGACGCCGGCGACGCCCGCGGCGGCCTGGGTGTGGCCGATGTTGGACTTCACCGAGCCCAGCAGCAGCGGCGCTCCGCCGTCGCGGCCCTGGCCGTACGTGGCGAGCAGGGCGCCGGCCTCGATGGGGTCGCCGAGCTTGGTGCCGGTGCCGTGCGCCTCGACCACGTCGATGTCGGCGGTGCCGAGTCCGGCGTTGGCGAGGGCCTGGCGGATGACGCGCTGCTGGGAGACGCCGTTGGGGGCGGTCAGGCCGTTGGAGGCGCCGTCCTGGTTGATGGCGGAACCGCGGACGACGGCGAGGACCCGGTGGCCGTGGCGGCGGGCGTCGGAGAGCTTCTCCAGCAGGACGACGCCGACGCCCTCGGCGAGGGTCATGCCGTCGGCGGCCTCCGCGAACGGCTTGCAGCGGCCGTTCTTGGCGAGCGCCCGCTGCCGGCTGAAGCCGACGAACGCGTGCGGGGTGGCCATGACGGCGGCGCCGCCGGCCAGGGCGAGGCTGCTCTCGCCGCTGCGCAGGGACTGGCAGGCCAGGTGCATCGCGACCAGGGAGGAGGAGCAGGCGGTGTCGACGGTGACCGCCGGGCCTTCGAGGCCGAGCAGGTAGGAGACACGGCCGGACAGCACACTGGCCGCGGTGCCGGTCATCATGTGCACCTCGGTGCCCTCGGTGCCGTTCTGGACGCTGCTGGAGTAGTCCTGGTAACTGGCGCCGAAGAAGGTGCCGGTGGCGCTGGAGCGCAGCGACTCGGGGTCGATGCCGGCCCGCTCCAGGACCTCCCAGGAGGTTTCGAGGAGCAGCCGCTGCTGCGGGTCCATCGACAGGGCCTCGCGGGGCGAGATGCCGAAGAACCCGGGGTCGAAGCCGGCCGCCTCGTGCAGGAACCCGCCGTGCACGGAGTAGGTGCGGCCCTGCCGGTCGGGGTCGGGGTCGTAGAGGCCGTGGGCGTCCCAGCCGCGTTCGGCGGGGAACTCGGAGATGGCGTCGGCGCCGTCGAGGGCGAGCCGCAGCAGCTCCTCCGGGGTGCTCGCGCCGCCGGGGAAGCGGCAGCTCATGCCGACGATGACGATCGGGTCGTCGTCGGCGCCGGCGACCGCGGCGGCGGGCCGGTCGCCGGCCGTGCCGGTGGTGCCGAGCGCGGTGGACTTGAGGAAGGTGGCGAGCGCGACCGCGTTCGGGTGGTCGAAGACCATGGTGGACGGCAGGGTGAGCCCGGTCGCGGCGACGAGGCGGTTGCGCAGGTCGACGGCGGTCACCGAGTCGAAGCCGATGTCGCGGAAGGCGCGGCGCTCCGGGACGGTGTCGGCGGAGGCGTGGCCGAGGACGGCGGCGGTCTCCTCGCGGACCAGGGCGAGCGCGATCCGGTCCTGCTCTGCGGCGGACACACCCTGGAGGCGGGCGGCCAGGCCGCTGGTGGCGGTGGCCGTCGCGGCGGGCGCGGCCCGGTCGGCCAGCAGCCGCGCGACCTCGGGGATCCGGTCGAACAGATGCGAGGGGCGTCCCGCGGTGAAGACGTCGTGGTACGTGCCCCAGTCGATGTCCATGAGGC from Streptomyces sp. 6-11-2 encodes:
- a CDS encoding type I polyketide synthase; protein product: MPEPQQNQQEKVVDYLRRVTNDLRRARRRIGELESRDNEPVAIVGMSCRLPGGVSSPESLWELVESGGDAISGFPADRGWDIEALTGNGEGSSSTHEGGFLYEATDFDAGFFGISPREATAMDPQQRLLLEVSWEALERAGIAPTSLPGSSTGVFVGSYHWGAPSADTAAELHGHALTGTAASVLSGRLSYVYGLEGPAVTVDTACSSSLVALHMAARSLRSGESSLAVVGGVTILAEPSVFVEFSAQGGLAPDGRCKAFSDEADGTGWGEGVGVLVVERLSDAVRNGHPVLAVLRGSAVNQDGASNGLTAPNGRAQEQVIRQALGSCGLTGADVDAVEAHGTGTRLGDPIEAQALLATYGQEHGPEQPLWLGSLKSNIGHTQAAAGVAGVIKMVMALRHGVLPRTLHAASPSTHVDWESGHVRLLSEATAWPETGRPRRAAVSSFGISGTNAHAVLEQAPVPAGDAGAEDAPQRPAVVPGALPWLLSAHSEQALRDQAAALVTRLDADTEPRPQDVGHSLLSSRALLERRAVVVATGRDDLLTGSRALAEGQSWSGLVEGAADVEGRTVFVFPGQGSQWVGMGAQLLDESPVFAERIAECADALAEFTDWNLIDVLRGVAGAPTLERVDVVQPVSFAVMVSLAAVWRAQGVEPDAVVGHSQGEIAAAVVSGALSLRDGARVVALRSQAIGRSLAGRGGMMSVALPVADVEARLEAFGGRVSVAAENGPRSCVVSGEPGALDELSDLLTAEDVRVRRVPVDYASHSHHVEDLHDEILELLAEVAPTASEIPFFSTVTGDWLDTTVMDAGYWYRSLRGRVLFADAVRGLLAAEHRAFIEVSSHPVLAMSVQDMIDDAGVVGVASGTLRRDNGGLDRFLLSAAQVCVRGVHVDWAPLFEGTGATRVDLPTYAFQHERYWISRAVVDRSATAPMDAEFWAAVEQADVSALTEALGTDEESVAAILSGLASWRRTRGERSTLASWRYRVTWEPLARVPRATLDGTWLLVTTDGVDDIDVAEALATGGAQVRRLVLDETCTDPAVLRERLTGTDGLTGIVSVLADAERDSARHAGLTLGLALSVSLAQALGEAGVPAPLWFLTRGAFSTGPSDPVTRPLQSQVAGLGWTVAVEHPHRWGGVIDLPGILDTRTAQRLAAALAGALGDDDQLAIRPAGVLARRVIRASGDTRRRTRSWTPRGTTLVTGGSGTLAPGLARHLSAHGAEHLVLLSRRGADAPGAAELAAELEAAGTETQFAACDITDREAVAALLDGLKAEGRTVRTVVHTAAVIELSALADTTVDAFAEVVHAKVTGARILDELLDDEELDDFVLYSSTAGMWGSGVHAAYVAGNAYLSALAEQRRARGARATSIHWGKWPDDLERELADPHQIRRSGLEYLDPELALTALQRVMEDDETVIGLMDIDWGTYHDVFTAGRPSHLFDRIPEVARLLADRAAPAATATATSGLAARLQGVSAAEQDRIALALVREETAAVLGHASADTVPERRAFRDIGFDSVTAVDLRNRLVAATGLTLPSTMVFDHPNAVALATFLKSTALGTTGTAGDRPAAAVAGADDDPIVIVGMSCRFPGGASTPEELLRLALDGADAISEFPAERGWDAHGLYDPDPDRQGRTYSVHGGFLHEAAGFDPGFFGISPREALSMDPQQRLLLETSWEVLERAGIDPESLRSSATGTFFGASYQDYSSSVQNGTEGTEVHMMTGTAASVLSGRVSYLLGLEGPAVTVDTACSSSLVAMHLACQSLRSGESSLALAGGAAVMATPHAFVGFSRQRALAKNGRCKPFAEAADGMTLAEGVGVVLLEKLSDARRHGHRVLAVVRGSAINQDGASNGLTAPNGVSQQRVIRQALANAGLGTADIDVVEAHGTGTKLGDPIEAGALLATYGQGRDGGAPLLLGSVKSNIGHTQAAAGVAGVIKMVMAMQAGELPGTLHVDEPSSHVDWTSGAVTLLRERTAWPAAEDRPRRAGVSSFGISGTNAHLLLEQAPPAEEPVEEPAEEPEDAPLVPWPLSAKSARALGEQASRLLTATAGATVTPARVGHALATTRTAFDHRAVVLGSRPEDFARGLEAVVSSASAPGVVTGTAGPDSTGPVFVYPGQGSQWWGMGRELLATSEVFRTAVDDCAAALAPYTDWSLHEVLSGEGDPELMERVDVVQPALFSMMVALTALWRAHGVEPAAVVGHSQGEIAAACVAGALSLEDAALVVALRSQALPQLSGLGGMMSVSAPAERVTELLGPWGEALSIAAVNGPSSVIVSGDADALDELLGTCREQNVRARRVSVDYASHGRHVEAVRDELARVLAPVSPRTPEVPFYSTVTGARLDEAAFDGSYWYTNLRQTVLMEDATRALIAAGHRVFVEISPHPVLAAPIQETQESLQQEVAETGAVLGTLRRDDGDRRRFLTSLAEAHTHGIAVDWTTVFDRPAYAPVDLPTYPFQRQDFWPEPKAAAPAGAADASDAAFWELVDNQDVAALAGELGLPADDGAARLGDVLPALSAWRTRSLTRSRVDALRYHVEWNRAAEPGTARPAGRLLAVISPDHAGAPWVAAVLDALGPDTVLFEAKGTDRAAWAAQLAQLDEDEGEFHAVVSLLAAAEALHTDFGSVPLGLAQTLALVQALGDAGLTAPLWCLTRGGVAAGRGDVLSSPEQGALWGLGRVIGLEHPDRWGGLVDLPETLDTRAAARLTGLLADAGGEDQLAIRGSGVLARRLAHAAPAVPGSGKRPPVRGSVLVTGGTGGIGGRVARRLAEQGAAHLVLTSRRGADAPGAAELRAELEELGVRVTIAACDAADRDALAALLAGLPEDAPLTAVFHSAGVAHGDAPVADLTLDQLDALMRVKLTAARHLHELTADLDLDAFVLFSSGAAVWGSGGQPGYAAANAYLDALAEHRRSLGLTASSVAWGTWGEVGMATDPEVHDRLVRQGVLAMEPAHALGALDQMLQDDDTALAVTLMDWELFTPAFTANRPSALLSTVPEAVSALSDEGPADGGADTAVPPLRARLDGLPTAERGRALVEAVRAEASATLGHDSPDAVPASRAFRDVGFDSVTAVELRNRLRSALGLPLPAALVFDYPTPAALAQHIGSLLYGTAPDDADTGRADDPEARIREALATVPIGRLRKAGLLDMVLKLAESDDVEDSAPATDDTADSLDDMDAEELLRLAAQNSAN